The Mastacembelus armatus chromosome 13, fMasArm1.2, whole genome shotgun sequence DNA segment CTGCAGCAAAAATATTTGACAAAGtcatgtaattttaatttttgttataTATAAAATTGTGGCCGTACTTGTCATAAAAATACCTCAAATTGGCAACAATGAAAGTGCAGACACAGATATTTTACATTAGGATCTGGGACAAGTTTGCAACCTGAGATCAGGTCTACTAGCTTAGGTATTTCACACAATAAACATTTGGTTATAAACCACTGAACTGTCATGTTTTGATAAGGATGTGATTGTTTTAGCaacaatgttaaaaattaaaaattactCTTGCAGAAAGTTAGATCGATACATCACTTGTGTGAAATATGAAGGTACAACACTACCTACCAACACTGCTAAAGCTGACTGACTTCAAGCTGAAATTGTTGGTGCTATGAGGACTGGAAAAAAATCAGACAGTGCTACaacattgttatttttaatttatttatgaaaaaatatatttctggattttgacaataaacacattaacataGACATATATACAATTCTTTTCATAAATACAACATCATATACAAAATGGTGAAATTAAATAGAAAAACCATCTTATGGAGTATATGTACACATtgcattgttttgttaaattaatgAATATATTTCAAAGACACCACTACACAGGAACATCACATATTTTTGGTATCAAAGGGATTAGATAAAAAAGAGAAGGAATAAAAAGTCCTTCATGTTCCTTTAAAAAACACCTGGAGCTGAGACTGTATTCACACTGACACTAAATTAAGGCTTAAGTGTTGGGAATGTTgcagacaaacagcaggtgCTTTTACTGCTCTCCTGATTTTTTCTTGCTGTGACAGCAATGATTGATCAAGGTAGCGAATAAAAAAATTGATTGTTCATCACCTCAAACCTCATTTAGACTGGGACTGGATATATAGCTGGTTATTAGAACCACATCTAAGACAGGAAAAGTAGACCCCAAAAGAAGCCTGGTTCCAGTGGACTGGGTTTTCTGGGCTTGTAGAGACAGGGTTTGAACATACAAACCCTCTCTGGCTCTGGCAGCTTTTGTGTTTGTAGTGAATGCTGGCTCTAAGTTGTGTTTCTCTAATAAAAAGAGGCACTTCAGAGTTGGTAAGATTGGACAGTGATTGTTAGCCATTCTTCTAATAGGCCACGATGTGACTtccaaataacaaaataataagaTGGACAGCTTAATGTCAGAAAGTCACTCACAAACAGTTCAGTTTTCACACAAAAAGATcagtttggaaaataaaacattccaTCTCCTGGACCTTTAAGCAGGCCCTTTGATGACGTGATTGacatcttattttgaaaatgaacaggAAATGGTTGCCTACAAGGGAGCATAGCTAAGGCACCAGTCTTTTTGATTGGTTGACAACTGCAACTCTTCACGTCACTTGTTCACGTTGGATCCAAAGAACATTCGGatatacagacagaaaacattatATTAAGATTTAAAgcataaaaaagataaatagtGCAAATGATGCTGGAcattctctcctcctttctgtcGTCCTCCACTGCTCTGTCATTCATTTCCATCTCATTGTCATCCAAGCATTGTCAGTATCAAagcagaaaagaacagaaacaaagtcctctctTTTTGTTCCTTTCCACTGAGCAGcagtaataaatattaaataaaataatgtatgTAGAAGATCCTCTGTGTGAGCTGTCCTGGACAGTAAAGGTTTCAGGCCTCCAGCGTAAACATTCCTTTGCTGGGTTCTGAAAAATGGAGGTTATACctgagaatgaaataaaaatcagcGGTTAGTCATCAGCGTATATGATCACTTCTCCTTGGTCAGGTTTAGAAACATGCCATCATTCTCAAACAGGCTCATGAAGTCTGGAATAAACATTAAAGTGCTGCAGTGTGATATGAGTTTAGCTGTCATCAACAGCTGCAAATGTGCTGACCTTGATATTTGCATAACCACAAGCTTTTTTTCTAGACACTTTGATTaagaagaaattattttaatgatcaTGTCTAAATTATCACCTAGACACACATTATTATTGAAACATTAAATCTGATGAttgtctgtatatatatattcaattcaattcaattttatttgtctagcacaaaatcacaatacaatcatctcaaggcaaaaactaaaaacccaacaattcccttatgagcagcacttggtgacagtggagaggaaaaactccctttaacggaagaaaaaacctccagcagaaccgggctcagtttgggcggccatctgcctcgaccagttggggtgagtggattgaatatatacatatacatatacatatatatatatatatatataaatcatatTTTCTGAATTCCATataataaaactgaacaaacaCTAAAACTGTGTGATAAAACAAGTGTGATTATTCCCTAAACCAGAGTCAATAAAAATGGCATAAATACAATCTTGTGTGTGTTGGTAGGCGTGTCCTCACCTCagtggcaaacacacactgctccaTTTGTTCGGGGATAATGAAGATTGGGTGATACAAACTGTCCTTTGCAAAACTGAGGGGGGGGACGATAATGGATGTCTCACGCTTCTTCCTGTTggagaacgagagagagagagggggttGGTACTATGGCAGCAACAGAAACGTTGAAATAAATCCTTGTGAGACTGATCAGataagacaaagaagaaaaacatgctgaGACTTGTCTTCAGAGAACAAACAAGTGCAGAGAAGGAAAACTAAAAAGGacaaagagcacacacacacacacacacaaagacaagacatcaaaaaataaaaaacaaggttCATACAGATCAAACTTGTTCTTGGGCAGATGCGGGTCCTCGTTCACCAGGTTATACTCcgccattttatttttaaacatggCCGTGCTGTCGCCACCCTTCTCCGCCAGCGCCGCATCCTTATTGGACACTTTAAGTTGCCCTCCAGGGATGAGGAAGGCCTCCTTTTCTTTTAAGCTGCACAGCGGCGCTCCTGGTAGACTCCCATTATTGGGCCCACCCCCACCGATCACTGCATTGCGGTTGTTCACCATCTCCAGGTCGTTCTTCACTGATGTGGTAATGGCTGTTAGCCGTCTGCTCCGGCGAAGCTGGCGCAGAATGTGGATGGCGGCGCACACCAGCAGGCTCAGCGTCACCAGGCCAAGGACGACAGCAGCAATCAGCGCAGGAGGGGTgctggagggctttgtaggctGCCCGGTGGTCTTCTTGTACTCACAGTGTGCGCCCATGAAGCCCAGTGAACACTGACACACTGGACCAGTGAAGTGGGTGTAACATGTGCCACCATTCTCACAAGGGAACTGGTCACAGGGGCTGGTGCGCATGGTACAGTCCTTGCCGGTGAAGCCGAGAGTGCATGTGCAGGTAAACTCATTGATGCCGTCAACGCAGGTGCCTGCATTGTGGCAAGGGTTGCTGGCACAGTCGTCAATGTTGATCTCGCAGCGAGATCCCGTGAAGCCTGGCCTACAGCGGCACATGACATGGTTCCCTAGGTCATAACACTGAGcccctgcagagaaacaaagacacaaaggttTTAGTTAATAAAGCACAATGTAAAGGGAAAAGGGAAGGTTCTATCATGATATTTCTGAGGAATAATAAGGTGAATGATGCTTTTTTAAGTGGTTCAAGAATTCAGTGGGGGTGGAGTATTGATCGACAAAGATGGTAAAGGGAGTGTCATACGCATATTCAATTCACAATTCacattcatctttttaaaaagctcCTATCAACTGGACAGAAAGGTCAGAGAATTAAAAGAGAGCTAGAAGGGGGAGAACTGTATTACAACATTTCCTCACAACAGATGCTGCTCATCAGGAGAGAAACATGTGTGTGATTAGAAACATCTTGAGTAGGAGATTTTTTCCACTGCCAGGAAGTCACATGACCAGCCTGAATAATAGAGTTTACTCTAAACGACTAACCGTAGAAAACATAGGTCTGAAACTAAACCGACTGATTTGTTCTTTATTGTTGAGATTATTAATGGTCACTTGGTTTGGCAGTAAGTCAAGCCTTAGAAATTGATGCTTCAACACTGTTGACACGACTGTGGGGTCGGTTTGGGCGGCACACTGAAGCTGAAACTGCAGCCTGTAAAAACAAACTCTGGAGTCAGCTCCATATTTGGTtattctgtgctgctgctgatgtgttgCAACACTGGAAACAGACAACCAAGCAAGCTGCAGTTATCAGAGTATTTTTCCTCTCATTGAGAGGCAGGAATGATTGCAGATGGAAGATAAGCAGACGGTGGTTTCTACACGCTAATGAGGACCTGAGGGAGGACTGGAGGTTGAACTGGGAACCTCAGAGAGCACTCTGCTCGGCAGGCCAATGATAACTGTGTGgtaattttaatattcagtgaTATGGTTCTGTTTTGTAATGCCAGTTCTGGAGTCATCTGATCCTGATTATCTGTCTGCCCtcattaaaggaaaaaatggTTTGATCTGACAAGACATGAAAGACATTTTGGTGATGTACTGCCCTTCATTTGAATCTTTTTAATTCTATGTTAATCAATCAATGCACATTAGCCCTAAAGGACTttgactaaaataaaaacacagcactgagtaGCAGTGATGCTCTCTCAAGTCTCTGCAAAGAATAGAAACAAACGCACGATTGGCATGGAGGAAGGGTAACCAATCTAAAAGCTGATGGCATGTTTTGAAAATGTCCAACAGTGACGTAAAGAGTTTGGAGTTTGTCATAAATAATTTACACGTACAAAAACATCAGCCCAAAGGTCCTCTGGCAACATGCGTGCACAAGCTACACGTAGCGTTCGTGTGCCACAGAGGGATGCAAATGACTAAATAATCTTATAAAATGAAGTTGTGAGGCCCTTCTGGAACACAAAGGAGCAGCTCTGCATTTCCAGAGAGAAATGAGCCATGGATTGGCCCAGTGCTGACAGTTCTATCAGGCTGAGAACCACTGCCAGAGCTGGATTCCTGCCTGAGAGACAGCATGAGTGCAACCAGGTAGAGAAAGAAAGGCTGGGAGCGCTGAGCATCTCCACGGCTACAGCTAAAAACAGACTTGTTTATGACAGCAGGAATGAGGATGAAATGTGTTGTCAGACGGGAGGTGATAAGACATGCCCAGAGGCTCCTACGTGACAAGCAGGTGTTTATCTGCCCTCTGACATGTATATAACCACAGATGTCTGATATGAAGACTCAACTGTCAAAGCTCTTCTGAATGAATAAGCATCTAATCAAAATACCTGCACTCATGTGCTGATGGTATACAATGAATTCAAAGAATATCTAGTAAAAGCCACACAGCAGAGTTTGCTGGGAGAAAATATATGGGAGAACATGTAATATCAATGAGTCTCATTGAGTCTCTGGAGTTTATTCAACATGGATCAGCTCTAACACAATTTTTCTTGTTAACACCAGTGGGCTAAAATAATCAGTGTTACTTATTTATGCCAGGTCAATAACTATCAAATACCACAGTGCTCCAACTGAGCATGTTTGCTTGTTAGGTGATAACACAGAAAGCTCCTTTAACCTGTTAAAGCAAGTGGTTTCCCAAAAACTAGAGGGTCAAACAAAAATTCCTTCAAAGGGCTGAACTGAGCACAGCTCAGCACCAGCGTGGATGTTTCCTGGCTTCTCCTTTGCCCCAGTTAATGTTAAACTGCACAAGGACATGAGTTTGACCGAACTCAGAGTGGATTAATGAttagtgaaagtgacttatatggccaagtatggtgacccatacttggaatttgtgcacTGCATTTAAGCCATCAcatagtgcacacacacaccgtgcacacacccggagcagtgggcagccaatgctgcggcaccCGGGGAAACCTACAGTCCAAAGAGACCAACACTTATTTGTTTGTCCTAGTGACAGTCGTAGTAGAAATAAGCAGTGTCCTATTTCCACAAATGCATTTGTTGGTGCTTTTTGAAATTCTGCATGAAAAGAGTTGCACCGTGCTTTCATCTAATCAACAGAAAGTCATGAATTCCTAAAATCACTGTCAAATGTGAAGCTCAGCCAACAATAACTTCACCCTGAGACAAAATCAACCgtaaaagtaaaagtgagtTTTAGAGGTTTCATACCATTACCACAGGGGTTACTGCTGCATCGGTCGACCCTCTTCTCGCAGTTGGAGCCTGTGTACCCAGgtgggcagctgcagctgtagccACCTGCAATGTTCTCCACACAGGTTCCTCCGTTAAAGCACGGCTCATCTGCACAGGTCATGGCGATGATCTCACAGTGCTTGCCATAGAAGCCCTGAGGGCACGCACACAGATAACTGTTCACCAGGTCCTGGAGGGAAGACAGGAAGAAAGGATGATGTGAGGAAGCTTCAggttcagtgtgtttctgtctctgttgaAATGGTTTGTAGCTTCACAGATGAGATCTGGTGACTTACTTTGCAGCTGCCGCCGTTCTTACAGGGGTTGCTGTCGCACTCATTGGTCTCAATCTCGCAGTTTTTGCCGGTGAATCCTTGGCGGCAGGTGCAGGTGTAGCTGCCCTGGCCGGTGTTGGTGCATGAGGCGTCATTCTGACACGGCTTGTGGTTGGTGCAGTAGTTCAGGTCTGGAGTGAAGAAACAAGATGGGAGTACAGGCAATGTTAGTCCATGGTTTGATTTGAACTTGTGTTCTAAAATAtagaacaataaaaatacattttctgcctttcaaATTATTTACTGAACAAGACAGGTTGTGTTGATTTTGTGAAACAGTGTCAAACTGAAATGATTTTCTTGTATAAACCTTGATACTGACCCCCCACAGTGATGTCTAATAAGGTAATTTGACTAAAATGCAGTTTGCATGTGGTTCACTACACTCCTGCAAGATGTCACTGGGTTAGATAAGACTTGTA contains these protein-coding regions:
- the dlc gene encoding delta-like protein C is translated as MARLFLSCLLLFVSAQTAQSSGVFELKIDSFTTSRGVCGHQPQDCRIFFRVCLKHSQEVIDPEPPCTYGTALTEIFGADSNSISESAPISVPVPFKWPGTFSLIIEAWNAESAGLESTDNQNNLISRLATRRSLIVGEEWSQDVHFDNHSKLRYSYHVVCNEHYYGEACSTYCRPRNDTFGHYTCDNEGNRHCLEGWSGEYCSDPICAAGCSKEHGFCEAPGECVCRQGWQGKRCDECARHPGCLHGTCQQPWQCHCKEGWGGLYCDQDLNYCTNHKPCQNDASCTNTGQGSYTCTCRQGFTGKNCEIETNECDSNPCKNGGSCKDLVNSYLCACPQGFYGKHCEIIAMTCADEPCFNGGTCVENIAGGYSCSCPPGYTGSNCEKRVDRCSSNPCGNGAQCYDLGNHVMCRCRPGFTGSRCEINIDDCASNPCHNAGTCVDGINEFTCTCTLGFTGKDCTMRTSPCDQFPCENGGTCYTHFTGPVCQCSLGFMGAHCEYKKTTGQPTKPSSTPPALIAAVVLGLVTLSLLVCAAIHILRQLRRSRRLTAITTSVKNDLEMVNNRNAVIGGGGPNNGSLPGAPLCSLKEKEAFLIPGGQLKVSNKDAALAEKGGDSTAMFKNKMAEYNLVNEDPHLPKNKFDLKKRETSIIVPPLSFAKDSLYHPIFIIPEQMEQCVFATEV